The following coding sequences are from one Mesorhizobium onobrychidis window:
- the dddP gene encoding dimethylsulfonioproprionate lyase DddP: protein MMSSFSIVNHKIDPKRGATALKADGTIDNNDRVEIGPTDVAFAEWEQLGLTAPNVERMRKTRLNRIVQQLRQRDYAGVLCFDPLNIRYATDSSNMHIWTMHNPSRAVFVSADGYVVLWDFHRCSHLSTYLPLINEIRDGGAGFYYFVAGDAEEPIAKQFAGQIDELMRRCAGKNRRLAVDKIEIPGLRAMEPVGIEVCNGMQLMEHARAIKGIDEINAMRCSLATCEIAVGKMRERLRPGIAETELWSVLHAENIARGGEWIETRILTSGPRTNPWMQEAGPRRIMPGDLVAFDTDMVGPYGMCADFSRTWYCGDGRPTDEQRKLHAIAYEHVMTNMAMLKAGVSFNELTERGHKLPAEFVDQRYGVMMHGIGLCDEYPAILYPEDFIPGAFDYALEPGMTLCVEAYIGAVGGREGVKLEEQVLITDSGFENLTKCPFDPALII from the coding sequence ATGATGTCTTCGTTTTCGATCGTGAATCACAAGATTGATCCTAAGCGAGGCGCAACGGCACTGAAGGCGGACGGGACCATCGACAACAACGATCGGGTGGAAATCGGCCCGACTGATGTAGCTTTTGCTGAATGGGAGCAGCTAGGACTCACTGCCCCTAACGTGGAACGGATGAGGAAAACCCGGCTAAACCGCATCGTGCAACAGCTGCGCCAACGGGATTACGCCGGCGTGCTTTGTTTCGATCCGCTGAACATTCGATACGCGACCGACTCCTCGAACATGCATATCTGGACCATGCACAATCCGTCGCGAGCCGTGTTCGTGTCAGCGGATGGGTATGTCGTTCTCTGGGACTTTCACCGCTGCAGTCATCTTTCGACTTACCTGCCGCTCATCAACGAAATCCGAGACGGTGGGGCGGGCTTCTACTATTTCGTTGCCGGCGATGCAGAGGAACCAATCGCCAAACAATTCGCGGGGCAGATCGATGAATTAATGCGACGCTGTGCCGGCAAGAACCGACGTCTTGCCGTCGACAAAATCGAAATTCCCGGCCTGCGCGCGATGGAACCAGTCGGCATCGAGGTCTGCAACGGCATGCAACTCATGGAGCATGCGAGGGCCATCAAGGGTATCGACGAGATCAACGCGATGCGCTGCTCGCTAGCCACATGCGAAATCGCCGTTGGCAAGATGCGCGAGCGTTTGCGGCCAGGCATAGCCGAAACAGAATTGTGGTCGGTTCTTCATGCCGAAAACATCGCCCGCGGCGGCGAGTGGATCGAAACGCGCATTTTGACTTCCGGCCCACGCACAAACCCGTGGATGCAAGAAGCCGGCCCTCGACGCATAATGCCAGGGGATCTGGTCGCCTTCGACACCGACATGGTCGGGCCTTATGGCATGTGTGCGGATTTTTCGCGCACTTGGTATTGCGGCGACGGCAGGCCAACCGACGAACAGCGAAAGCTACACGCCATCGCCTACGAGCACGTGATGACCAACATGGCCATGCTCAAAGCTGGAGTATCATTCAACGAACTAACCGAGCGCGGCCACAAGCTCCCTGCCGAGTTCGTGGATCAGCGATATGGCGTCATGATGCATGGCATCGGTCTATGCGACGAATATCCCGCGATCCTCTATCCCGAAGACTTTATCCCGGGAGCATTCGACTATGCTCTCGAGCCGGGGATGACGTTGTGCGTTGAGGCCTATATCGGTGCCGTTGGTGGCCGTGAAGGCGTAAAGCTCGAAGAGCAGGTTTTGATCACGGACAGCGGTTTTGAAAACCTGACAAAATGCCCATTTGATCCGGCTTTGATTATCTAG
- a CDS encoding GlxA family transcriptional regulator — translation MNAPFSAGDRSRIVGWNPNRQVIDTQDVYRLVILALPGFSQLGLSSFVEPLRLANSISGRSSFEWTIASPDGQPVECASGFILSVGSNFSGTGECIQSGKGPSMVIVCAGEWVQKQMSTSLTKILRLCKRHGVPIAALGTATWLLAESGLLDDTACTIHWDKRAALSEKFGRLQVTDQLFVRDPHLLTCAGEFASFDLVMELISERLGRDIALAVCRHTTAGHWRPASDRQWTVNAGETGICKALADVIRIMEEHIEDPLPLRYIAKCVGRSQRQIERLFQRSIASSPMRFYLHLRLSRAKRLIEQTELPVVEIAIACGFASASHFSKCFRQTFGANPSACRS, via the coding sequence ATGAATGCGCCATTTTCAGCAGGAGACCGTTCGCGGATTGTGGGATGGAATCCCAACCGGCAGGTGATCGACACCCAAGACGTGTACCGACTGGTTATTCTTGCACTTCCGGGATTTTCCCAGCTCGGCCTTTCATCCTTCGTGGAGCCCCTTCGCCTTGCGAATTCCATCTCCGGCCGATCCTCCTTCGAGTGGACGATTGCGAGCCCGGATGGCCAGCCGGTTGAATGCGCCAGCGGGTTCATCCTTTCGGTCGGCAGTAATTTTTCCGGCACTGGAGAATGCATTCAGTCCGGCAAGGGACCAAGCATGGTCATCGTCTGCGCGGGCGAATGGGTCCAAAAGCAGATGTCGACTTCCCTCACGAAAATTCTTCGGCTTTGCAAGCGGCACGGGGTTCCAATCGCGGCGTTGGGTACCGCGACATGGCTGCTGGCGGAAAGCGGGTTGCTCGACGATACGGCATGCACAATCCATTGGGACAAGCGTGCCGCCCTGTCTGAAAAGTTTGGCCGCCTCCAGGTTACCGACCAACTGTTCGTTCGCGATCCTCACCTCCTGACTTGCGCGGGAGAATTCGCGTCCTTCGACCTCGTTATGGAGCTGATCAGTGAGCGCCTTGGCAGAGACATCGCTTTAGCTGTCTGCCGACATACGACAGCCGGGCATTGGCGCCCTGCTTCGGACAGACAATGGACTGTCAATGCTGGTGAAACCGGCATCTGCAAGGCGCTAGCAGACGTGATTCGAATCATGGAGGAGCACATTGAGGACCCACTGCCGCTCCGCTACATCGCAAAATGCGTCGGCCGCTCACAGCGTCAAATCGAACGGCTTTTCCAGCGGTCGATTGCCTCGTCTCCCATGCGATTCTACCTGCATTTGAGACTTAGCCGCGCCAAGCGCCTCATTGAACAGACAGAATTGCCCGTGGTCGAGATCGCAATCGCATGTGGTTTCGCATCGGCATCACATTTCTCGAAGTGCTTCCGGCAAACGTTCGGTGCGAATCCGAGCGCTTGTCGATCCTGA